The following proteins are encoded in a genomic region of Paenibacillus sp. FSL R7-0273:
- the def gene encoding peptide deformylase produces the protein MAIRLIVKEPDEVLHKTAKAVTKVTPNVQKLLDDMADTMYDAEGVGLAAPQVGILKRLIVVDADEEHGLIKMINPEVVSTEGEQFGPEGCLSIPGLNGDVRRAETVTVRGLDREGNEITITGSGLLARAFLHEIDHLNGVLFTDIAEKVYEYTAEHSESGE, from the coding sequence ATGGCAATCAGATTAATTGTAAAAGAACCGGATGAGGTATTGCACAAAACAGCAAAAGCTGTAACCAAGGTAACCCCGAATGTGCAGAAGCTGCTGGATGATATGGCGGATACCATGTACGATGCGGAAGGCGTTGGCCTTGCTGCGCCGCAGGTGGGAATTCTGAAGCGCCTGATCGTTGTGGATGCTGACGAGGAGCATGGGCTGATCAAAATGATCAATCCCGAAGTCGTGAGCACAGAGGGTGAGCAGTTCGGGCCGGAAGGCTGCCTGAGCATTCCCGGCTTGAACGGGGATGTCCGCCGGGCTGAGACGGTAACTGTGCGCGGGCTTGACCGTGAGGGCAACGAGATCACAATTACCGGTAGCGGCCTTCTGGCGCGTGCATTCCTGCATGAAATTGACCATCTCAACGGGGTTCTGTTCACCGATATTGCCGAGAAGGTTTATGAATATACAGCTGAACATAGCGAGTCCGGGGAGTGA
- the priA gene encoding primosomal protein N': MEIAKVIVDVPVRSTDRPFDYLIPDALKLWIEVGSRVAVPFGHRTVQGFVVSLESGETGAGARLKPIQEVLDLMPPLSPELVELGDWMSQRYACRRISALQAMLPTALKGKAERLISLGEEAEAEAKPEDELFPLFLEEDLEERTIIDFVRQAGEVTMKQLTRSFPGAAETVKFMLRRGVLTESQSIKDKMGKKKLKAVDLAIGLAAARESLSSFPARSVRQKDVLSYLIEMEQMLPMPMKDLLAVLQVTAGTVKALEEKGYIEISEIEVYRDPYRGRDFKPSTPLPLTPEQQQVFTRIARTVDEQQHEVFLLHGVTGSGKTEIYLQCIQRAVDQGRQAVVLVPEIALTPQMVERFKGRFGSGVAVMHSRLSVGERYDEWRKIREGKATVAVGARSAVFAPFANLGLIIMDEEHESSYKQEENPKYHARDVAVRRAEQGGAAVILGSATPSLESYHAARSQSDIHFSPVLLEMPTRALGNALPKVHVVDMRDELKEGNRSMFSRRLHAALESRLEKGEQTVLLLNRRGFSTFVMCRSCGYVATCPECDISLTYHSRSDNLRCHYCGHAEPSPKVCPDCGSEHIRFFGTGTQRVEEELGKLFPGIRVIRMDVDTTTEKGSHEKLLNQFRDKKADVLLGTQMVAKGLDFPDVTLVGVITADSALNLPDFRAGEKTFQLLTQVAGRAGRHQLPGEVVVQSYTPEHYSIVHASGHDYASFVRDELKHRRALHYPPYCRLILVTLSHEQLPLLLKMAENYALNLQGRARQLRWFASLDKLSADALDLLGPVASPLPKLKGRYRFQCIIKWRGTIDAIGLARQIAEELEDSVRDNNLQISIDVDPQMLM, encoded by the coding sequence ATGGAAATAGCGAAGGTCATTGTCGATGTTCCTGTGCGCAGCACCGACCGGCCGTTCGATTATTTGATTCCTGACGCGCTGAAGCTGTGGATAGAGGTGGGCAGCCGGGTGGCTGTCCCCTTCGGCCACAGGACAGTTCAGGGCTTTGTAGTATCGCTGGAATCCGGAGAGACCGGGGCCGGCGCAAGACTCAAGCCGATCCAGGAGGTGCTGGATCTTATGCCGCCGTTGTCGCCCGAGCTGGTTGAGCTGGGCGACTGGATGAGCCAGCGGTATGCCTGCCGGCGCATCTCGGCTCTGCAGGCTATGCTGCCTACCGCCCTGAAGGGCAAGGCTGAACGCCTCATCTCGCTTGGTGAAGAGGCTGAAGCTGAGGCCAAGCCGGAGGATGAGCTGTTTCCGCTGTTCCTGGAAGAGGATCTGGAGGAGCGGACGATTATTGATTTTGTCAGGCAGGCCGGAGAAGTGACCATGAAGCAGCTGACCCGCAGCTTTCCAGGAGCGGCGGAGACGGTTAAATTTATGCTGCGCCGCGGTGTGCTTACCGAAAGCCAGTCGATCAAGGACAAAATGGGCAAGAAAAAGCTGAAGGCGGTTGACCTGGCAATCGGACTGGCGGCTGCCCGGGAATCGCTAAGCAGCTTCCCGGCCCGTTCTGTCCGGCAGAAGGATGTCCTGTCTTACCTGATTGAAATGGAGCAGATGCTGCCGATGCCGATGAAGGATCTGCTCGCCGTGCTCCAGGTTACGGCGGGTACGGTCAAGGCGCTGGAAGAAAAGGGCTATATTGAAATCAGTGAAATTGAGGTCTACCGCGATCCTTACCGGGGCCGCGACTTCAAGCCGAGTACACCGCTGCCGCTTACACCGGAGCAGCAGCAGGTATTCACACGGATTGCCCGGACGGTTGATGAGCAGCAGCATGAGGTCTTTCTGCTGCACGGTGTAACCGGAAGCGGCAAAACAGAGATATATCTGCAGTGTATCCAGCGTGCTGTGGATCAGGGCAGGCAGGCGGTTGTGCTGGTGCCGGAGATTGCACTCACCCCGCAGATGGTGGAACGGTTCAAGGGCCGGTTCGGCAGCGGTGTAGCTGTCATGCACAGCCGTCTGTCCGTCGGTGAACGCTATGACGAATGGCGCAAGATCCGTGAAGGCAAAGCGACGGTGGCGGTCGGTGCGCGCTCTGCAGTATTCGCCCCGTTTGCGAACCTGGGCCTGATTATTATGGATGAAGAGCATGAATCCTCCTATAAGCAGGAGGAGAATCCGAAGTATCATGCCCGCGATGTTGCTGTCCGCAGAGCGGAGCAAGGCGGAGCGGCGGTAATACTGGGCTCGGCTACCCCTTCACTGGAGAGCTATCATGCAGCCAGATCGCAGAGTGATATCCACTTCTCGCCGGTGCTGCTGGAGATGCCGACCCGGGCGCTGGGCAATGCCTTGCCGAAGGTGCATGTCGTCGATATGCGCGATGAGCTGAAGGAGGGCAACCGCTCCATGTTCAGCCGCAGGCTGCATGCCGCGCTGGAGAGCAGGCTGGAGAAGGGGGAGCAGACGGTGCTGCTCCTGAACCGACGCGGCTTTTCCACCTTTGTCATGTGCCGGAGCTGCGGTTATGTCGCTACCTGTCCGGAATGCGATATCTCGCTCACTTATCACAGCCGCAGCGACAATCTCCGCTGTCATTACTGCGGCCATGCGGAGCCTTCGCCTAAGGTCTGCCCGGATTGCGGAAGTGAGCATATCCGATTCTTCGGTACCGGAACGCAGCGGGTAGAGGAAGAGCTGGGTAAGCTCTTCCCAGGTATACGGGTTATCCGTATGGACGTAGATACAACAACAGAGAAGGGCTCCCACGAAAAGCTGCTGAATCAGTTCAGGGACAAAAAAGCCGACGTCCTGCTGGGCACGCAGATGGTAGCCAAAGGGCTTGATTTCCCTGACGTTACCCTTGTAGGTGTAATCACAGCCGACTCTGCACTGAATCTGCCCGATTTCCGGGCCGGCGAGAAGACCTTTCAGCTGCTGACACAGGTAGCCGGACGGGCCGGCAGACACCAGCTTCCGGGTGAGGTAGTGGTGCAGTCCTATACGCCGGAGCACTATTCAATCGTGCATGCCAGCGGACATGATTATGCGTCCTTCGTCCGCGATGAGCTGAAGCACCGCAGAGCCCTGCATTACCCGCCATACTGCCGGCTGATTCTCGTCACCCTCTCCCATGAGCAGCTTCCGCTGCTGCTGAAAATGGCAGAGAATTACGCGCTGAATCTGCAGGGGCGGGCCAGGCAGCTGCGCTGGTTCGCCAGCCTGGACAAGCTGTCTGCGGATGCGCTTGACCTGCTTGGCCCGGTCGCTTCCCCGCTGCCCAAGCTGAAGGGAAGATACCGGTTCCAGTGTATCATCAAGTGGCGTGGGACAATCGATGCCATCGGGCTGGCCCGGCAGATTGCGGAGGAGCTTGAGGATTCAGTCCGCGACAATAACTTGCAGATCAGTATTGATGTGGACCCGCAGATGTTGATGTAG
- the rsmB gene encoding 16S rRNA (cytosine(967)-C(5))-methyltransferase RsmB, with product MNGGGSGRGGQKPGRTGGGTKPQGNNGRPGGSAAAGKAATARTVALDVLVRVEQEGAYSNLLLNVSLQKAGLSREDSGLATELVYGSLSRLITLDYVLEDFVSKGIAKLTPWVRNLLRLSLYQIMYLDRIPPHAAVNEAVNIAKKRGHQGISGMVNGVLRSVLRAGELPVLKPGLSEAERISVLHSHPLWMVERWAAEYGIGIAEAMCAANNEPPAVSVRVNTTMISRDKLLEQMLGAGLNAAASRVSPYGIVVKGAGNLALTSWYSDGYLSVQDESSMLVAEAVAPEPGMRVLDCCAAPGGKSAHMGELMKDDGYIYANDLHAHKAKLISEQAARLGLDCITTGHADALELADELPGQSFDRVLLDAPCSGLGVIRRKPDLKWNKQPEDVDSIAGLQGELLQSVSRLVKPGGLLVYSTCTTEQAENSAIVAAFLARNPDFVPDSFSSPIWERTQDTALAAGEGIQLLPQHFGSDGFYIARLQRIL from the coding sequence ATGAATGGCGGCGGCTCCGGCCGCGGCGGACAGAAACCCGGCCGCACGGGCGGGGGCACGAAGCCGCAGGGCAATAACGGCAGACCGGGCGGCAGTGCCGCAGCCGGCAAGGCTGCTACTGCCCGTACTGTGGCGCTAGACGTATTGGTGAGAGTCGAGCAGGAAGGAGCGTACAGCAATCTTTTACTGAACGTCAGCCTGCAGAAGGCCGGACTCAGCCGTGAGGATTCCGGGCTGGCGACGGAGCTGGTATACGGTTCCCTTTCACGTCTGATTACCTTGGATTACGTTCTGGAGGATTTCGTGAGCAAGGGCATAGCCAAGCTGACCCCTTGGGTGCGCAATCTGCTGCGCCTGAGCCTGTATCAGATTATGTATCTGGACCGGATTCCGCCGCACGCAGCTGTCAACGAGGCGGTTAATATTGCCAAAAAGCGCGGGCATCAGGGGATTTCCGGAATGGTGAACGGGGTGCTGCGCAGCGTGCTGCGGGCAGGTGAGCTGCCTGTGCTGAAGCCGGGCCTCAGTGAAGCCGAGCGGATCTCTGTTCTCCACTCCCATCCGCTCTGGATGGTGGAGCGCTGGGCAGCGGAGTACGGAATCGGGATAGCGGAGGCGATGTGTGCCGCCAATAATGAACCTCCCGCTGTCAGCGTCCGGGTGAATACGACGATGATCAGCCGGGACAAGCTGCTTGAGCAGATGCTCGGGGCAGGATTGAACGCGGCTGCTTCCAGGGTAAGCCCATACGGTATCGTCGTTAAGGGAGCAGGCAATCTGGCGTTAACCTCCTGGTATTCAGACGGCTATCTGTCCGTCCAGGATGAAAGCTCCATGCTGGTTGCGGAAGCTGTGGCACCTGAGCCTGGCATGAGAGTGCTTGACTGCTGCGCGGCTCCGGGCGGCAAAAGCGCCCATATGGGCGAGCTCATGAAGGATGACGGTTATATCTATGCCAACGATCTGCACGCCCATAAAGCAAAGCTGATCTCGGAGCAGGCTGCGCGCCTTGGCCTGGACTGTATTACAACAGGACATGCAGATGCACTGGAGCTGGCAGATGAGCTGCCCGGGCAATCCTTTGACCGGGTCCTGCTGGACGCGCCTTGCTCCGGGCTCGGCGTAATCCGCCGCAAGCCGGATCTGAAGTGGAACAAGCAGCCGGAGGATGTGGACAGTATTGCCGGCCTGCAGGGAGAGCTCCTGCAGTCTGTCTCCAGGCTGGTGAAGCCGGGAGGATTGCTGGTATACAGCACATGTACAACAGAGCAGGCAGAGAACAGTGCAATTGTCGCTGCTTTTCTGGCACGGAATCCGGACTTTGTTCCTGACAGCTTCAGCTCGCCTATCTGGGAGCGGACCCAAGATACGGCGCTTGCTGCCGGAGAAGGAATTCAGCTGCTGCCGCAGCATTTCGGAAGCGACGGATTCTATATCGCGCGGCTGCAGCGAATCTTGTAG
- the gmk gene encoding guanylate kinase translates to MSKGLLIILSGPSGVGKGTVCTALRPKMPELVYSVSATTRSPREGEENGVNYFFKTRDEFTSMIEADQLLEHAEYVGNYYGTPRDFVEQTLESGKDIILEIEVQGALKVKEKFPEGIFVFLLPPSMDELKDRIRGRGTEHPDVISHRMSVAEDEIGLIRHYDYAVVNDEIDLACKRIESIIIAEHCKVR, encoded by the coding sequence ATGTCAAAAGGATTGCTGATTATTTTATCCGGACCTTCCGGCGTTGGCAAGGGCACGGTCTGTACTGCATTAAGACCCAAAATGCCTGAGCTTGTCTATTCCGTATCTGCCACCACCCGGAGTCCGCGTGAAGGCGAAGAGAACGGAGTTAACTATTTTTTCAAGACCAGAGATGAGTTTACTTCTATGATCGAAGCGGACCAGCTGCTGGAGCATGCAGAATATGTAGGCAACTATTATGGTACCCCGCGTGATTTCGTGGAGCAGACGCTGGAGAGCGGCAAAGACATCATTCTGGAGATCGAGGTGCAGGGAGCACTTAAGGTTAAAGAAAAGTTCCCGGAGGGAATTTTTGTGTTCCTGCTTCCGCCATCCATGGATGAGCTCAAGGACCGTATCCGCGGACGCGGGACTGAGCATCCTGATGTAATCAGCCACCGCATGTCTGTTGCTGAAGATGAGATTGGGCTGATCCGGCACTATGACTACGCCGTAGTGAATGATGAGATCGACCTCGCCTGCAAACGTATTGAGAGCATCATTATCGCCGAACACTGCAAAGTAAGATAA
- the rpoZ gene encoding DNA-directed RNA polymerase subunit omega, whose translation MLYPSIDEMMNKVDSKYSLVVAAARRARLLREGGKTDVKAPKSHKFVGVALEEIYEDRIIVTRGEE comes from the coding sequence ATGCTATATCCGTCTATTGATGAAATGATGAACAAGGTTGACAGCAAGTATTCGCTGGTTGTTGCTGCAGCCCGCCGGGCCAGACTGCTACGTGAAGGCGGCAAAACAGATGTAAAGGCGCCAAAGTCACACAAGTTTGTCGGCGTTGCGCTGGAAGAGATTTATGAAGACCGCATTATTGTAACCCGCGGCGAAGAGTAG
- the remA gene encoding extracellular matrix/biofilm regulator RemA: protein MAIKLINIGFGNIVSANRIISIVSPESAPIKRIIQEARDRHMLIDATYGRRTRAVIITDSDHVILSAVQPETVAHRLSSKDDDNDE, encoded by the coding sequence ATGGCAATCAAATTAATTAACATCGGCTTTGGGAATATCGTATCGGCCAACCGTATTATTTCCATTGTCAGCCCGGAATCTGCACCGATCAAGCGTATCATTCAGGAAGCCAGAGACCGGCATATGCTGATCGATGCGACCTATGGCCGCCGGACACGTGCTGTTATTATTACTGACAGCGATCATGTCATTCTGTCGGCCGTCCAGCCGGAGACTGTGGCACACCGCTTGTCCAGCAAAGATGACGATAACGACGAATAA
- the coaBC gene encoding bifunctional phosphopantothenoylcysteine decarboxylase/phosphopantothenate--cysteine ligase CoaBC, with translation MLNSLTGKTIILGVTGGIAAYKAAALTSKLAQKGAEVHVIMTASAKQFITELTFQSLSKQRVYSDTFQERDPASISHIDLAGSADLVLIAPATANIIAKMAHGLADDMLSTTLLATTAPVMVAPAMNVHMYQHPAVISNMNTLASRGVQFIEPGEGLLACGYVGKGRLEEPESIVRVVENYFNIQPDKAKGPLSGKKVMVTAGGTVERIDPVRYISNDSSGKMGFAIARAARAMGAEVTLIAARTDEAPPQDPDIKLVRVESAQAMLDAVVSCWDGCDILVKAAAVADYRPKHSAEAKIKKSGDTMTLELVKTTDILESLGKEKDGQFLIGFAAETSNLEFYARDKLIRKNLDLIVANDVSKAGAGFGTDTNIVSIYDAGGLVLDLPLSSKDEVAKRLLSLAAERLPGVTL, from the coding sequence ATGTTGAACAGCTTAACAGGCAAAACCATTATCCTTGGTGTAACAGGGGGCATTGCTGCCTACAAAGCGGCGGCCTTGACCAGCAAGCTGGCCCAAAAGGGGGCCGAAGTCCATGTTATTATGACAGCTTCGGCCAAACAGTTTATTACCGAGCTGACTTTTCAGTCTCTGTCTAAGCAGCGGGTGTACAGTGATACCTTTCAGGAGCGTGACCCCGCTTCTATCTCTCATATTGATCTGGCCGGTTCAGCGGATCTGGTACTGATTGCCCCGGCAACGGCCAATATTATTGCCAAGATGGCGCACGGACTGGCTGATGATATGCTGTCCACCACCCTGCTCGCAACGACTGCGCCTGTCATGGTGGCTCCGGCAATGAATGTCCATATGTATCAGCATCCGGCTGTGATCAGCAATATGAATACACTGGCCTCGCGAGGCGTGCAGTTTATAGAACCCGGTGAGGGACTGCTGGCCTGCGGATATGTAGGCAAGGGCAGGCTGGAAGAGCCTGAATCAATCGTCCGTGTGGTTGAGAATTACTTTAACATTCAGCCTGATAAGGCTAAGGGTCCCTTAAGCGGCAAAAAAGTAATGGTTACCGCTGGCGGGACGGTGGAACGCATTGATCCGGTCCGTTATATTTCCAATGACTCCTCCGGAAAAATGGGCTTTGCCATCGCCCGGGCTGCCCGGGCGATGGGGGCCGAGGTTACTCTGATTGCGGCAAGGACGGATGAGGCGCCGCCGCAGGACCCTGACATTAAGCTGGTCCGTGTTGAATCGGCCCAAGCGATGCTGGATGCGGTTGTGAGCTGCTGGGACGGCTGTGACATTCTTGTTAAAGCGGCAGCTGTAGCGGATTACCGTCCAAAGCACAGTGCAGAAGCCAAAATTAAAAAGAGCGGGGATACGATGACGCTTGAGCTGGTTAAAACAACGGACATTCTGGAGAGCCTGGGCAAAGAGAAGGATGGCCAGTTCCTGATCGGGTTTGCCGCCGAAACGAGTAATTTGGAATTCTATGCAAGGGACAAGCTGATCCGCAAAAATCTGGACCTGATAGTCGCTAACGATGTGTCCAAAGCCGGAGCGGGCTTCGGCACGGACACCAACATTGTATCCATTTATGATGCCGGCGGGCTGGTGCTGGATCTCCCGCTCAGCTCCAAGGATGAAGTGGCTAAACGGCTGCTGAGCCTCGCGGCAGAGCGCCTCCCGGGAGTCACGTTATAA
- the fmt gene encoding methionyl-tRNA formyltransferase, with amino-acid sequence MKIVFMGTPAFAVPSLKMLVEQGYEVVAVVTQPDRPQGRKKTLMPTPVKEAALALGLPVLQPERLRRPEAVAELAEYAPDLIVTAAYGQILPKSVLDLPPNGCVNVHGSLLPKYRGGAPIQRCIINGEKVTGVTLMYMAEGLDTGDMISRVEVPIGDEDTAGDLFEKLSTAGRDLLQAEMPRLAEGRVDAVKQDDNEATYAPNLSRDDERIDWTAGSRDIYNRIRGLVPFSGAFTLWNGETFKVWAAAKPSDNQQPASRAPGTVLAVNERGVEVSTGDGSLLLTSVQPAGKKAMSAGDFSRGAAMNTGTVLG; translated from the coding sequence ATGAAAATTGTTTTCATGGGAACTCCGGCATTCGCCGTCCCTTCGCTGAAAATGTTAGTTGAGCAAGGCTATGAAGTGGTTGCTGTTGTAACCCAGCCGGACCGGCCGCAGGGCCGCAAGAAGACCCTCATGCCTACTCCGGTAAAGGAAGCGGCACTGGCACTGGGGCTTCCTGTACTGCAGCCGGAACGGCTTCGCCGTCCGGAGGCGGTGGCAGAGCTGGCGGAGTACGCGCCGGATCTTATCGTTACCGCTGCCTATGGGCAGATCTTGCCGAAAAGTGTACTTGATCTGCCTCCAAACGGCTGTGTGAATGTACACGGCTCTCTGCTTCCGAAATACCGCGGCGGCGCGCCGATTCAGCGCTGCATTATCAACGGGGAGAAGGTTACCGGCGTAACCCTGATGTATATGGCTGAAGGGCTGGATACCGGTGACATGATTTCACGTGTCGAGGTGCCGATCGGTGATGAGGATACTGCAGGCGATCTGTTTGAAAAGCTTAGCACAGCCGGGCGGGACCTGCTGCAGGCGGAGATGCCGCGGCTGGCGGAAGGCCGTGTTGATGCGGTGAAGCAGGATGATAATGAAGCGACCTACGCGCCGAATCTTAGCCGTGACGACGAAAGGATCGACTGGACGGCCGGCTCCCGTGACATCTATAACCGGATCCGGGGGCTGGTGCCGTTCTCCGGGGCATTCACGCTCTGGAATGGTGAAACGTTCAAGGTGTGGGCAGCCGCTAAACCGTCTGACAATCAGCAGCCGGCATCCCGGGCGCCGGGCACAGTGCTTGCGGTCAATGAGCGCGGTGTAGAGGTGAGCACCGGTGACGGTTCACTGCTGCTGACCTCTGTGCAGCCTGCCGGCAAAAAAGCGATGAGCGCCGGTGACTTCAGCCGCGGTGCGGCTATGAACACCGGGACGGTACTCGGTTGA
- a CDS encoding bifunctional homocysteine S-methyltransferase/methylenetetrahydrofolate reductase, which translates to MKPDLRSAWKNNVLVGDGAMGTFLYQKGFPVGISYEELNLTSPEVIEDVHRSYIEAGAVLLESNTYSANYDKLAKFGLEGKVEEINRAGVRIARKAAGETGYVVGAVGSIRAGKRANLSAAELKRFYAQQLSALLDEQPDGIMLETFYDVEELHLALKAVRKLSGLPVICQLAVDETARTLDGLTLPEAFRILEQDGADVIGFNCRTGPNGIKRALRTLQGSLALPVSVYPNAGIADYVDGQYRYGATPDYFGQMAPVFADMGSRIIGGCCGTTPQHIAEISAALQGYIAQPLAERAVTRSTEQIVVHEHLDDSGDQNGREPNLVDLVKERHTVIVELDPPRDLDITKFMKGAEALRRAGADALTLADNSLAVTRMSNMALGSLVQARTGLRPLVHVACRDRNLIGTQSHLMGFDALGIDHVLAVTGDPARFGDLPGSSSIYDLTSFEIIRMIRQLNDGIAFSGKPLKQKAKFVIGAAFNPNVKHLDKAVQRLEKKIASGADYIMTQPVYDPELIANIAAATRHLDIPIFIGVMPLASGRNAEYLHNEVPGIQLSDEVRRRMQGLEGEAGRAEGVAIAKELLDAATAHFNGIYLMTPFMFYEMSVQLLEYIWEKQGRKLSPLFR; encoded by the coding sequence GTGAAGCCGGATTTGCGCTCTGCATGGAAGAATAACGTATTGGTCGGAGACGGAGCGATGGGAACCTTTTTATATCAGAAGGGCTTCCCCGTCGGTATCTCCTATGAGGAATTGAATCTGACCTCGCCTGAGGTCATTGAAGATGTGCACCGCAGCTATATTGAAGCCGGAGCGGTGCTGCTGGAGAGCAATACGTATTCCGCCAACTATGACAAGCTGGCCAAATTCGGGCTGGAGGGCAAGGTAGAGGAGATTAACCGCGCGGGTGTAAGGATCGCACGTAAGGCTGCAGGGGAGACAGGCTACGTGGTCGGAGCCGTCGGCTCTATCCGGGCCGGCAAACGGGCGAATCTGTCAGCCGCGGAGCTGAAGCGCTTCTATGCTCAGCAGTTGTCCGCGCTGCTTGATGAGCAGCCGGACGGCATCATGCTGGAGACCTTCTATGATGTGGAAGAGCTGCATCTGGCACTGAAGGCGGTACGTAAGCTGAGCGGCCTGCCGGTCATCTGCCAGCTGGCTGTGGATGAGACAGCGCGTACGCTGGACGGATTAACACTGCCGGAAGCGTTCCGCATTCTGGAGCAGGACGGGGCAGACGTAATCGGCTTCAACTGCCGGACCGGGCCTAACGGCATCAAGCGTGCCCTAAGAACACTGCAGGGAAGCCTTGCGCTGCCGGTGTCCGTCTATCCGAATGCAGGGATTGCAGACTATGTGGACGGGCAGTACCGCTATGGCGCTACTCCGGACTATTTCGGGCAGATGGCCCCCGTATTTGCTGATATGGGCAGCCGGATTATCGGCGGATGCTGCGGTACAACACCGCAGCATATCGCTGAAATCTCGGCAGCCCTGCAAGGATACATTGCCCAGCCGCTGGCTGAGCGGGCAGTAACACGGAGTACGGAGCAGATAGTAGTGCATGAGCATCTCGATGATAGTGGTGACCAGAACGGCCGTGAGCCTAACCTGGTTGATCTGGTGAAGGAACGCCACACGGTGATCGTGGAGCTCGACCCGCCGCGCGATCTGGATATTACGAAGTTCATGAAGGGGGCGGAGGCACTGAGAAGAGCGGGTGCCGATGCACTGACGCTTGCTGACAATTCCCTGGCGGTTACCCGGATGAGCAATATGGCGCTCGGTTCGCTGGTGCAGGCCCGCACAGGGCTCCGCCCGCTGGTGCATGTGGCCTGCCGGGACCGCAACCTGATCGGGACCCAGTCCCATCTGATGGGCTTTGATGCACTGGGCATTGACCATGTGCTGGCTGTAACCGGTGATCCGGCGCGGTTCGGCGACCTGCCGGGCTCAAGCTCAATTTATGACCTGACCTCCTTCGAAATTATCCGGATGATCAGGCAGCTTAACGACGGTATTGCCTTCTCCGGCAAGCCGCTCAAGCAAAAGGCCAAGTTCGTCATCGGAGCAGCCTTTAACCCGAACGTGAAGCATCTGGACAAAGCGGTGCAGCGCCTGGAGAAGAAAATTGCCTCCGGTGCCGATTATATTATGACCCAGCCTGTCTATGATCCGGAGCTGATAGCGAACATCGCAGCTGCTACGCGGCACCTGGATATTCCAATCTTTATCGGAGTTATGCCGCTGGCCAGCGGCCGCAACGCAGAATATCTGCATAACGAGGTGCCGGGGATCCAGCTGTCAGATGAGGTGCGCAGACGGATGCAGGGCCTTGAAGGCGAGGCCGGCCGGGCAGAGGGTGTGGCGATTGCCAAGGAGCTGCTGGATGCGGCCACGGCGCATTTTAACGGTATCTATCTGATGACTCCGTTTATGTTTTATGAGATGAGCGTGCAGCTGCTGGAGTATATCTGGGAGAAGCAGGGGCGCAAATTGTCCCCCTTGTTTCGCTAG
- a CDS encoding YicC/YloC family endoribonuclease, producing MSFSMTGYGQSSLQFGGYKITFEVKSVNNRYCEVVLRMPRDWMVYEDMLRKLVQEHIRRGRVDVIINREVAEDAASLQVLNRPAVKAYLEAAEALRSEFGMDGELTLRDILSIPGIMELKEEPSAVTAGSAEECSGMLEQGLTQSLQSLLQMRAREGTHLAADLSDRLVHLEELHAAMVAVAPVVVSEYRDKLRQRLSELNDGTFPFEEHKFGMEMAIFADRCNIDEELTRLYSHFEQCRALLSGSGPAGRKLDFLIQEMNRETNTIGSKCNHLTLVNLTLEMKAELEKIREQAANIE from the coding sequence TTGTCATTTAGCATGACCGGATACGGTCAATCCTCCCTGCAATTCGGCGGTTACAAGATTACGTTCGAAGTCAAGTCGGTGAATAACCGTTACTGCGAAGTTGTGCTGCGGATGCCCCGGGATTGGATGGTTTATGAGGATATGCTGCGTAAGCTTGTGCAGGAACATATCAGACGGGGACGGGTAGATGTTATCATTAACAGGGAAGTCGCGGAAGATGCTGCTTCCCTGCAGGTTCTTAACCGTCCGGCGGTGAAAGCCTATCTTGAGGCGGCGGAAGCGCTCAGGAGTGAGTTCGGAATGGACGGGGAGTTGACCTTGCGTGATATACTCTCTATACCCGGTATTATGGAACTGAAGGAGGAGCCGTCTGCCGTTACAGCCGGTTCAGCCGAGGAGTGCTCCGGGATGCTTGAGCAGGGATTGACGCAGAGTCTTCAATCGCTGCTTCAGATGCGCGCCCGTGAAGGGACTCATCTTGCGGCCGATCTGTCGGACAGGCTTGTCCATCTGGAAGAGCTGCATGCCGCTATGGTTGCAGTTGCCCCCGTAGTAGTAAGTGAATACCGCGACAAGCTGCGTCAGCGGCTGAGCGAACTGAATGACGGAACGTTCCCTTTTGAAGAGCATAAATTTGGAATGGAAATGGCTATCTTTGCTGACCGCTGTAATATCGATGAAGAGCTTACCCGGCTGTACAGTCATTTTGAACAATGCAGGGCCCTGCTGAGCGGGAGCGGACCGGCAGGACGCAAGCTGGATTTTCTCATCCAGGAAATGAACAGGGAGACCAATACAATCGGGTCGAAATGCAATCATCTGACTCTGGTGAACCTTACGCTTGAGATGAAGGCCGAGCTGGAGAAGATTCGCGAGCAGGCGGCGAATATAGAGTGA